One segment of Deltaproteobacteria bacterium RIFCSPHIGHO2_02_FULL_44_16 DNA contains the following:
- a CDS encoding glutamine-hydrolyzing GMP synthase, with the protein MDQKILILDFGSQYTQLIARRVRELNVYCEIHPCTISLETIKAFAPKGIILSGGPASVFAPGAPRLAPALLTLGIPVLGICYGMQAMAHEGGGEVEASPHREFGRAFLHAHESHPLFLGIKEWPLPVWMSHGDRVRQLPKGFRVLASSDNSPHAVIADSANKIFGLQFHPEVTHTPEGTTLLANFLFAICNCKPTWTTHSFIESQVPAIREKVAHQHVILGLSGGVDSSVAALLIHKAIGDQLTCIFIDNGLLRKNEAEKVEAIFRKTFQINLNVVNASARFLSVLSGVTDPEEKRKRIGNEFVKVFEEEAKKIKNVQFLAQGTLYPDVIESVSFKGPSATIKTHHNVGGLPEKMDLQLLEPFRELFKDEVREVGRELGIPDEIVSRHPFPGPGLGIRILDAVTEERLEILREADDIMMQELKLAGWYEKTWQTFCVLLPVKTVGVMGDERTYENVIAIRSVTSLDGMTADWSPLPYDLLGKISNRIINEVKGVNRVVYDISSKPPATIEWE; encoded by the coding sequence ATGGACCAAAAAATTCTCATTCTCGATTTTGGTTCTCAATATACACAACTCATTGCACGACGAGTGCGTGAATTAAATGTCTATTGTGAAATTCATCCCTGCACAATTTCACTGGAAACTATAAAAGCGTTTGCGCCAAAGGGGATTATTCTTTCAGGTGGTCCTGCCTCCGTCTTTGCTCCTGGCGCTCCGAGGCTAGCGCCAGCTCTTTTGACGTTGGGGATTCCTGTTCTCGGCATCTGTTATGGAATGCAAGCTATGGCGCATGAAGGTGGAGGAGAAGTCGAAGCTTCTCCTCATCGTGAGTTTGGACGCGCATTCCTTCATGCTCATGAATCACATCCTCTTTTTTTAGGAATCAAAGAATGGCCGCTTCCCGTTTGGATGAGTCATGGGGATCGTGTGCGACAGCTTCCGAAAGGCTTTCGTGTTTTGGCTTCCAGCGATAATTCTCCACATGCAGTCATTGCTGATAGCGCGAATAAGATTTTCGGTCTTCAATTTCATCCTGAGGTGACGCATACGCCAGAAGGGACCACACTTCTTGCGAATTTTCTCTTCGCCATTTGCAACTGTAAGCCGACATGGACTACGCATTCTTTTATTGAATCTCAAGTTCCTGCAATTCGCGAAAAAGTTGCTCATCAACATGTTATTTTGGGACTTTCCGGAGGTGTCGATTCTTCCGTTGCGGCACTGTTGATTCATAAAGCGATCGGTGATCAGCTCACCTGTATTTTTATCGACAACGGGCTTCTCCGAAAAAATGAAGCAGAAAAAGTAGAAGCTATTTTTCGAAAAACATTTCAGATCAATCTGAATGTCGTAAATGCTTCAGCACGTTTTCTCTCGGTACTTTCGGGAGTGACGGACCCAGAGGAAAAACGAAAACGTATTGGGAATGAATTTGTGAAAGTCTTTGAAGAAGAGGCAAAGAAAATTAAAAATGTTCAATTTTTAGCTCAAGGGACGCTTTATCCCGATGTTATTGAGTCGGTCTCTTTTAAGGGGCCATCTGCCACGATCAAAACACATCACAATGTCGGTGGACTTCCAGAAAAAATGGACCTTCAACTCCTCGAACCTTTTCGAGAACTTTTTAAAGATGAAGTGAGAGAAGTGGGGAGAGAGCTCGGTATTCCAGATGAGATAGTTTCTCGGCACCCATTCCCAGGTCCAGGGCTTGGGATTCGCATTCTTGATGCGGTGACGGAGGAGCGCCTTGAGATTCTTCGTGAAGCAGATGATATTATGATGCAAGAGTTAAAGCTTGCCGGCTGGTATGAAAAAACGTGGCAGACATTTTGTGTGCTCTTACCCGTAAAGACTGTTGGTGTCATGGGAGATGAGCGAACGTATGAAAACGTGATTGCCATTCGTTCGGTGACGAGTTTAGACGGGATGACTGCTGATTGGAGCCCACTTCCTTATGATCTTCTTGGCAAGATCTCAAATCGCATTATTAATGAAGTGAAAGGGGTCAATCGTGTTGTCTATGATATCTCTTCCAAACCTCCAGCCACGATTGAGTGGGAGTAA
- a CDS encoding DNA polymerase III subunit alpha produces MHHSNFVHLHVHTYYSLLDGACSISGLAEKAREYHMPALALTDHGNLFAAIEFYQTMSKAGIKPLIGCECYLLPEGERRERSSRSQSLLTHLTLLVKNREGYQNLCRLITSSYLEGFYYKPRIDMELLAAHAAGLVALSGCLKGGVPGLFADDRDEDALKFAERLAEIFSGDRFYLEIMDHGLSLQQKVNEKLVDLGKKKGWPLVATNDVHYLRREDAPAHDALLCIQTGKNISDKKRMKMSCDEFYFKSPDEMSKRFEMYPEAIANTVELSKHLNLEFDFETYHFPKFEPSTGEDLKSYLQRLSREKLQEKFPKIALQRRLALEDIREIYEKRLERELEMITNMGFAGYFLIVADFIEFARRQRLPVGPGRGSAAGSIVAYCLGITNIDPLAHDLLFERFLNPERISMPDVDIDFCMRRRDEVIQYVAKKYGNVSQIITFGKMKARAVVRDVGRVLGMAYGDVDRIAKLIPATLGMTLASALEIEPRLLELAEENPKMKQLLEIARKLEGFPRHASTHAAGVVISDKALSDYVPLCRGQNDEVITQFDMKAVEKIGLIKFDFLGLKTLTVIDDTLRLIEKVRGEKIDIDTIPLDDSAVYGRLSEGDTHGIFQLESQGMTDLILKLKPNVFGDIVALVALFRPGPLGSGMVDDFINRKHGRIAIRYELPELEPILKDTYGVILYQEQVMRIASELAKFSLGDADLLRRAMGKKIAEEMDAQRERFVQGAIASGITPKKAEHIFDLMAKFAEYGFNKSHSAAYALVSYQTAYLKCHYPTEYMAALFTSEHGNADKILASIADCRAHQITILPPDVNESESDFSIVRNNVIRFGLGAVKNVGEAAVQSIVEAREQGNVFHSLVDFCVRVDSRKVNKRVIESLIKCGAFDFTKAPRAQLTAMIDQTINHASSHQRDRQTGQSRLFEIPEIEHQTMAQESKGYEHVHEWPEHQLLGYEKDSLGFYITGHPLTQFEDLLAIYSTSNTVTLDEAKDKQHVRFGGVVTRLREITTKRGDRMAFVSFEDLTGVVEVVVFADVYRDAITALKSEKPIFVVGVADAGDETVKVIAEKIYSLEEVPLYLTTSVHFFLRSQEATQKHLQQLKSILSSHQGSCPAYVHLVQPQQSETVLELPDDLKLAPSPQLIAAVEKLFGHDVTKFQSS; encoded by the coding sequence ATGCACCATTCCAACTTCGTCCATCTTCATGTTCATACCTATTACAGTCTTCTTGACGGAGCGTGTTCCATTTCCGGCTTGGCGGAGAAAGCGCGCGAATACCATATGCCGGCGCTGGCGCTGACAGATCATGGGAATCTGTTTGCGGCGATCGAGTTTTATCAGACCATGTCCAAGGCAGGAATTAAACCGCTTATCGGGTGTGAGTGTTATCTTCTTCCAGAAGGAGAGAGAAGAGAGCGCAGCTCTCGTTCGCAAAGTTTATTGACTCACCTGACACTGCTCGTGAAAAACAGAGAGGGCTACCAAAACCTCTGTCGCTTGATTACCTCAAGTTATCTCGAAGGTTTTTATTATAAGCCACGAATTGATATGGAACTTTTGGCAGCTCACGCTGCGGGACTCGTAGCCCTCTCAGGTTGTCTTAAGGGTGGGGTTCCGGGATTGTTTGCTGATGATCGCGATGAAGATGCCCTGAAATTCGCGGAGCGACTTGCGGAAATTTTCTCTGGAGATCGTTTTTATCTTGAAATTATGGATCATGGCCTTTCTCTTCAACAAAAAGTAAATGAAAAGCTCGTGGATCTCGGAAAGAAAAAAGGTTGGCCGCTTGTTGCGACCAATGACGTTCATTATCTTCGTCGCGAAGACGCACCAGCACATGACGCGCTTCTCTGCATTCAAACCGGGAAAAATATTTCAGATAAAAAACGGATGAAAATGTCGTGTGATGAGTTTTATTTTAAATCGCCCGACGAAATGTCGAAGCGCTTTGAAATGTATCCGGAAGCCATTGCAAATACCGTCGAACTTTCAAAACATTTAAATCTCGAATTTGATTTTGAAACGTATCATTTTCCAAAATTTGAACCCTCCACAGGCGAAGATCTCAAAAGTTATTTACAACGACTCTCTCGTGAAAAGCTTCAGGAAAAATTTCCGAAGATTGCCCTCCAACGCCGACTCGCTCTCGAAGATATTCGCGAGATCTATGAAAAGCGACTCGAACGTGAACTTGAAATGATCACGAACATGGGTTTTGCAGGTTACTTTTTAATCGTTGCTGACTTTATTGAATTTGCTCGTCGCCAACGTTTGCCCGTCGGTCCTGGACGAGGTTCGGCTGCAGGATCGATCGTGGCCTACTGCCTTGGAATTACGAATATTGATCCCCTGGCGCATGATCTTCTCTTCGAACGTTTTCTCAATCCCGAACGTATCAGCATGCCTGACGTCGATATCGATTTTTGTATGCGCCGTCGCGATGAAGTGATTCAGTATGTGGCGAAGAAATATGGAAACGTCAGTCAAATTATTACCTTTGGAAAAATGAAAGCACGCGCCGTGGTGCGCGATGTGGGGCGTGTGCTCGGCATGGCTTATGGAGATGTCGATCGCATCGCGAAACTCATCCCCGCAACGCTTGGGATGACACTTGCAAGTGCGCTTGAAATTGAGCCACGTCTTTTGGAACTTGCAGAAGAGAATCCAAAAATGAAACAACTTCTCGAGATTGCGAGAAAACTCGAAGGATTTCCTCGTCATGCATCGACACATGCAGCAGGTGTGGTGATTTCAGATAAAGCTCTTTCGGATTATGTTCCTTTGTGTCGTGGTCAAAATGATGAAGTCATTACACAGTTTGACATGAAGGCTGTTGAAAAAATCGGTCTGATCAAATTCGACTTCTTGGGTTTAAAAACGCTTACCGTGATCGATGATACGTTACGTCTTATCGAAAAAGTGCGAGGAGAAAAAATCGATATTGATACAATTCCTCTTGATGATTCTGCGGTCTATGGGCGCCTTTCAGAAGGGGATACGCACGGTATTTTCCAGCTTGAAAGTCAGGGGATGACCGATCTCATTCTCAAACTGAAACCGAACGTATTCGGCGATATTGTCGCTCTTGTCGCTCTTTTTCGACCGGGTCCTCTGGGAAGCGGCATGGTGGATGACTTCATCAATAGGAAACACGGACGGATTGCGATCAGGTATGAATTACCTGAACTTGAACCTATCTTGAAGGATACGTATGGCGTCATTCTGTATCAAGAACAGGTGATGCGTATTGCCAGTGAACTTGCCAAATTTAGTCTTGGTGATGCCGATCTTCTTCGTCGCGCGATGGGAAAGAAAATTGCGGAAGAGATGGATGCCCAACGTGAACGTTTTGTGCAAGGAGCGATCGCATCGGGAATTACACCCAAAAAAGCGGAACATATTTTTGATCTCATGGCAAAATTTGCTGAGTATGGTTTTAACAAAAGTCATTCTGCTGCATACGCGCTTGTGTCTTATCAGACGGCTTATTTGAAATGTCATTATCCTACAGAATATATGGCAGCTCTGTTTACGAGTGAACATGGCAACGCAGATAAAATTCTGGCGAGTATTGCAGATTGTCGAGCACATCAGATTACGATTCTTCCTCCTGATGTGAATGAGAGTGAAAGCGATTTTTCCATTGTGCGAAATAATGTGATTCGCTTTGGACTCGGCGCTGTCAAAAATGTGGGAGAAGCGGCGGTTCAAAGTATTGTCGAAGCAAGAGAACAGGGGAATGTATTTCATTCTCTTGTAGATTTTTGTGTGCGGGTCGATTCACGAAAAGTGAATAAACGTGTGATTGAAAGTCTTATTAAATGCGGCGCTTTTGATTTTACGAAAGCTCCGCGCGCACAACTCACGGCCATGATCGATCAAACGATCAACCACGCAAGTAGTCATCAACGCGATCGACAAACAGGGCAATCGCGTCTTTTTGAAATTCCCGAAATTGAACATCAGACTATGGCGCAGGAGAGCAAAGGATATGAGCACGTTCACGAGTGGCCAGAACATCAACTTTTGGGATATGAAAAGGATTCGCTCGGTTTTTATATTACGGGACATCCATTGACACAATTCGAAGACCTCCTCGCCATCTATTCCACATCGAATACGGTTACTCTCGACGAAGCGAAAGATAAACAACATGTCCGTTTTGGAGGTGTCGTGACGCGTCTTCGAGAAATTACGACAAAGCGCGGGGATCGTATGGCGTTTGTCAGTTTCGAAGATCTTACCGGAGTGGTGGAGGTTGTGGTTTTTGCCGATGTCTATCGTGATGCGATCACCGCCTTGAAAAGTGAAAAACCGATTTTTGTGGTGGGAGTTGCAGATGCTGGGGATGAAACCGTCAAAGTGATCGCTGAAAAAATTTATTCTCTCGAAGAAGTTCCGCTCTATTTAACCACGAGTGTTCATTTCTTTTTACGCTCGCAAGAGGCGACGCAAAAACATCTGCAACAATTAAAATCAATTTTGAGCAGTCATCAAGGTTCATGTCCGGCTTATGTTCATCTCGTGCAACCACAACAATCTGAAACAGTGCTTGAACTTCCGGATGATTTAAAACTTGCGCCATCTCCGCAGCTTATTGCCGCGGTAGAAAAACTTTTTGGACATGACGTGACCAAGTTTCAATCTTCTTAA
- a CDS encoding ribosome biogenesis GTPase Der yields the protein MKPFVAIIGRANVGKSRLFNRLTGKSQAIVHDQPGITRDRLYAPCFWAGREFILIDSGGVDLEASSTLDQAVTEQSLMALEEADLIIALFDGTTEPTSTDYELMKRLRNTKKPVLFTMNKIDTDRNEPHVASYYQFGLTSLLLVSAEHGRGIGELLDEVVEKLPKLPEEEEKNKNEPHVAIIGRPNVGKSTLINRFVGEKRVLVHETPGTTRDAIDVAVTYDEKPYLFVDTAGVSKHKLDVDYLEGITTMRTLRTVDRCHIAVLMIDANIGLTHRDRNLADYVFDQGKGLLLAVNKSDLLEKNWEEYIESLRDLLGELRDIPILRLSAKTGQGCLKIFPGIQELYKALGSKLSTSELNKLLERALSEHHLPAYRGKSIRIYYGTQMGTFPPRFVFFSNAPQGIATSYRRYLTKAIKTTLGIRGIPLRLQFRKKT from the coding sequence ATGAAACCCTTCGTAGCTATCATCGGCCGTGCCAATGTCGGGAAATCCCGTCTTTTTAACCGTCTTACCGGAAAAAGTCAGGCCATTGTCCACGATCAACCGGGAATCACTCGAGATCGACTCTATGCTCCCTGTTTTTGGGCGGGTCGCGAATTTATTCTCATTGATAGCGGCGGCGTCGATCTTGAGGCGAGTTCCACACTTGATCAAGCGGTCACGGAACAGAGTCTTATGGCACTTGAAGAAGCAGATCTGATTATTGCGCTTTTTGATGGAACAACAGAACCGACATCGACCGATTACGAACTGATGAAACGTCTCAGAAATACAAAAAAACCTGTTCTTTTTACCATGAACAAAATCGATACGGATCGAAACGAACCTCATGTTGCTTCATACTATCAATTTGGTCTCACCTCTCTCCTTCTCGTCTCAGCCGAACACGGTCGTGGCATCGGAGAGCTCCTTGATGAAGTGGTCGAAAAACTTCCTAAACTTCCAGAAGAAGAAGAGAAAAATAAAAACGAACCGCATGTGGCGATCATCGGCCGTCCAAACGTGGGGAAATCAACCTTGATCAATCGTTTCGTCGGGGAGAAGCGTGTCCTTGTCCATGAAACTCCTGGAACAACGCGCGATGCGATCGATGTCGCAGTTACCTATGACGAAAAACCATATCTCTTTGTGGATACGGCTGGCGTCAGCAAACATAAACTCGACGTTGATTATCTTGAAGGCATCACCACGATGAGAACACTGCGCACAGTTGATCGATGTCACATCGCTGTCTTGATGATCGATGCGAATATTGGATTAACCCATCGCGATCGAAATCTGGCTGATTATGTTTTTGATCAGGGCAAAGGTTTGCTCCTTGCCGTTAATAAAAGTGATCTGCTTGAAAAAAACTGGGAAGAATATATTGAATCGCTGCGCGATCTTCTCGGTGAGCTTCGTGATATTCCCATTCTTCGACTTTCAGCCAAAACGGGACAGGGATGTCTTAAAATTTTTCCTGGAATCCAAGAACTCTATAAAGCACTGGGATCAAAACTCTCAACTTCAGAGCTCAATAAACTTCTTGAGCGTGCTCTCTCTGAGCATCATCTTCCTGCGTATCGTGGAAAAAGCATTCGCATTTATTATGGAACACAAATGGGAACTTTTCCTCCGCGCTTTGTCTTTTTTTCAAACGCGCCACAAGGCATTGCAACCAGTTATCGTCGCTATTTGACAAAAGCTATAAAAACAACGCTTGGCATACGCGGGATTCCACTTCGATTGCAATTTCGAAAGAAAACGTAA
- a CDS encoding IMP dehydrogenase translates to MLVENIQEGLTFDDVLIVPAHSAVTPAQVELKTRLTDDISLTIPFLSAAMDTVTESRLAIAIAEEGGIGIIHKNWSIEEQAFEVMKVKKHEGGVVTDPITVSPDQTLEEIGALAREMGVTGFPVVDQGILIGLITNRDRQFEENPSRRVGEVMTPRERLIVGGPDIILEAAKALLHQHRIEKLPIVDAEFRLKGLMTTRDIKRVREHPGATKDSSQRLRVGAAIGIGAAEQKRAAALIASGVDLLVVDTAHGHSQGVLEMVKSLRKAHPHIALIAGNVATAEGTQALIDAGVSAVKVGVGPGSICTTRIVAGCGVPQLTAISSCAEVAKKRNIPLIADGGIKYSGDLAKAIAAGASAVMIGSLFAGTEEAPGEIIMYQGRSYKVYRGMGSILAMQKGSKDRYAQGEVRELSKLVPEGIEGRVPYRGRLRDMLYQLSGGLRAGMGYAGCKTIHELQTKTKFIRITSAALRESHVHDVIITKEAPNYQVDH, encoded by the coding sequence ATGTTGGTCGAGAATATTCAAGAAGGCCTTACATTTGACGATGTTCTCATCGTTCCTGCACACAGCGCTGTTACGCCCGCACAAGTGGAACTCAAAACACGTCTTACGGATGATATTTCGTTGACCATCCCTTTTCTCTCCGCAGCCATGGACACGGTGACCGAAAGTCGGCTTGCTATTGCCATTGCAGAAGAGGGTGGGATTGGAATCATTCATAAAAATTGGTCCATTGAAGAGCAGGCCTTTGAAGTGATGAAGGTGAAAAAACATGAAGGGGGAGTTGTCACTGATCCCATTACGGTTTCCCCAGATCAAACGTTAGAAGAGATCGGGGCTCTCGCCCGGGAAATGGGTGTGACCGGGTTCCCGGTTGTAGATCAGGGCATTCTCATTGGACTCATCACTAATCGTGATCGTCAATTCGAAGAAAATCCTTCGCGTCGTGTGGGTGAAGTGATGACACCACGCGAGCGACTCATTGTCGGTGGTCCTGATATTATCTTAGAAGCCGCGAAAGCACTCCTGCATCAACATCGTATTGAAAAACTTCCGATTGTGGATGCTGAGTTTCGCTTAAAGGGTCTGATGACCACGCGTGATATCAAACGTGTTCGCGAACATCCCGGTGCCACGAAAGACTCTTCTCAGCGACTCCGTGTTGGGGCGGCTATAGGAATTGGCGCGGCCGAACAGAAAAGGGCGGCAGCCCTGATTGCATCTGGAGTCGATCTGCTCGTGGTCGATACAGCTCATGGTCATTCGCAAGGTGTTTTGGAGATGGTGAAATCTCTGCGAAAAGCCCATCCCCATATCGCTCTTATTGCCGGAAATGTGGCAACAGCAGAAGGAACTCAGGCCCTTATCGACGCTGGAGTGAGTGCGGTGAAAGTGGGCGTTGGACCTGGATCGATTTGCACCACTCGCATTGTCGCCGGTTGCGGAGTTCCGCAGCTGACGGCAATTTCCTCGTGTGCTGAAGTGGCGAAAAAACGAAATATTCCGCTTATTGCTGATGGTGGAATTAAATATTCAGGTGATCTCGCAAAAGCCATTGCAGCTGGAGCAAGTGCGGTAATGATCGGTTCGCTTTTCGCCGGAACAGAAGAGGCTCCTGGCGAAATCATTATGTATCAGGGAAGAAGTTATAAAGTCTATCGTGGCATGGGTTCAATTCTCGCCATGCAAAAGGGGAGTAAAGATCGTTATGCGCAAGGTGAAGTGAGGGAACTGTCAAAGCTCGTTCCTGAGGGGATTGAAGGACGTGTCCCCTATCGAGGGAGACTTCGTGACATGCTGTATCAACTCAGTGGTGGGCTTCGCGCCGGTATGGGATATGCGGGATGCAAGACGATCCACGAACTTCAGACGAAAACAAAATTTATTCGTATTACATCTGCAGCGCTTCGTGAATCGCATGTTCATGATGTGATTATTACCAAAGAAGCACCGAATTATCAGGTTGACCACTAA